tatatagaattaggaggAAACCCGTAGAATCCGGTAAGCATCACTTTAACCTACCTTGAAAGCGCGTCCAACAATGGCGAGAAGTCGACAGAAGCGGAATCACACGCTCGTCCGGCCTCCCCGCGGCGCTATCATGACGAACGCACGCTTGAACGGCACCGCGGCACGACGTCGGCGACAATCcgactccacccgagctcctcctcttGCTCACGGCCACggactagagagagagggagaaaatagcaagaagatctcctctctgcctctctctatcctatataggaGGGAAAGGATAAGGGTGAAAAGAACGAGGTGAGAAAAGACCAAGAGGCCCCTTACCTACCGTGGTGTCTcagtacaacatcaatgttgtaccagTACTACGCAACAGAAttgccaacccgagagcagtctgtgTAGAAAAACgcactgagtaccggtacacccctgcgTGGTACAGAAAAacgcactgggtaccggtacacccctgcgTGGTACCGATACCAATTGCTGAAAATCTGCGATTTGCAGATTGCAATGCTAACCCACTGCTCTCGCGTCCCGCTGAGTCCAGTTTGCTTTTATTTCGCACCAACAGGACTCGGACTtatcccgacactctccagaatTGTCGACAGGTCTCAACTGCTGAATTCCAGGGTTACTACAAAAACTCAttgtaaaataaacaaaaaggtGAAAGAAAATCATTTTATCCTCCTATGatatatgttaatatttctGTATTTTTTAAGGATGAAAATAGTAGAACACAATCAGATATTTGACGAAACTATAttcacatttatatttttttatcgaatgtaaatttggatatgaatatgTACTAAATGTTGTATTTGTATTCGCATGCTATCGAACATCGTGTTGGATGGCTTTGATGTGAGTTTACCCTACCCACCTTCAcgaaaaattatagaatgcaacgggtatattggtgtCGTGGCGtaataaaccaatcaaatatcttcttttaggagtatatgtcccatcatgattataaaaaaaatatttttattgtacttttgtttgaaaagaagaaatataattggtttgttattgatgacgtggtgcaagtgtgacagtgtagaattcctccaccTTTACCCCTATCTCCTTGCCAGGAATGTACCGGGACTAGGTTACAAAACGGGATAGTGGAGGGActaattcataaattttagaGCCAGGAGTGACAAAGGGAGAATGTACAGGGACCAAGTCGCAAAACGGGATGGTGGAGGGACTATCCATAAATTTTAGTCAGGGAGTCGAACGAACGcaatctctttctcttcctctctctccctatccctcttctctctctctctctccagcaTCTAAGTGAGGAGAACGGAGAACCCTAGCGATTTCACTAAAGAAACAggtcccttctctctctctctctacggaTCGATCTTTTGCTTTTGATTGCACTGAGATTAGGGTTTTAATCGTGCTCGATCTTGGGCTTATTGCGTTGATCGATCCCTTCTTGATGCTtttagttgttgttgtttttttttttttaaataaaaattggatTGCTGTGATAAATTCCTAATAGTTGATGATATTGTAATCATTAGAGattgttttaatttaatatttgatttattgAATTGAAGGAAGTATATGAAGTTGGGAAACTCAAGCGATAGGATTTAAGTCGACATATGTTCTGTAACTTAGTTTTAGATTctaatatttaatttacaatttctataagaaaatttgtcttgttttgttttgttttgtttttttttttggggggtgggGGGTATTATAAATCATCCAATNGGGGGGGGGTATTATAATCATCCCatctaaaattttctattgAATGCTTGTTcttatcaaattagtatcaaATGAAACTTGATCATATTATGTGTCACTTGGTTTAAGTGtgatgccccaacttcccacaaggtcatccatcctaggactactcccgtcctagtaCGCGTAACtttcttaatctcttgggcttagccaccgcccaaaatacTTTAGCCGGGTTAAAaattttagtcctattatatcttatatataggactatctgggatcTCACATTTCCTCCCATcctaagccctgacgtcctcgtcaagtTCGTACTCActagtaccaggcgatgtgagactcatttTGCTGGTCTAAACCGACTTTGTGGTGAGCTGCGCTCTACCCACAACAATCAACAGcatgagagcctcgctctccTCACTGTATaatcctggctcagccgagactcatcttacactttcggctggtaaatggctctgataccaactgtgacgctcCAACTTTTCAGGGCGTCacccattctagaactactcccatcctagcacgcttaactctcttaatctcttgggcctagccaccgtccaaaatgcctaagtcgggttaagagttttagccctattatgtcttatatatagaattatccGGGATCTCACATTAAGTTCCAACATTCAATTTCTcaacataagaatttttttattattattattattgttattgttaatCGGTCGCTCTTATATTAACTATTGCATGATTGTTTTATCAACTTATACTCTCTGCAATAAAAACGCAATAGGTCGCAATGAGTGGCACAGATACTTTCAGAATAAAAATGTAAAGGTTTAGGTGCTGGTATACTGTTCTAAagtttgaaaataacttataaatcCTAATTTGCATAcccttctaaacttttaatacctcacaaaattattttttttaataaacttttCATCAATCTCcgttaaattttctttcttttccctttcttcaCCTAGCTAGTAAATCACTTCATATCTCTTTCATAGCCTTAACGTTCGATGTATGCCACAACTTTTTTAATAGCGAAGAAGTTAAATGCCTGCGAAAAATTCTCTTCTCAATGAGGAATTATTTGGAATTGAATGGAAAGCAGAGATGTAACTTGGTAGGAGATTCTCTTCTtgactattttattttatattattttattttttttccggTCGGTCAGATTGGAAGCTAAAGAAAAGTTAACAAAAATTGATGAAAACTTAACTAGAACGGTATTTTTGTAAGGTATCAGAAGTTTGGAGGGATGTATAAGTTAATTTAAAATTGGGAGGGATATATAAGTTACTTTTAGACTTTAGAATATATCGGTTTTTAACCTATATGAAAAGAGCTAGAtaaatttggaaagaaaaggagagatcTGTTCCTATCGATCTAAGAGATGAGAAGGTGATGAGAACAAGAGAAGAAGGTGTAGATCACACATTTCAAAGAGTGAGGTGTCTTCCCGATTTGCCTAGAAAACCTCCCAGCTTTTGCATCTTTGATGATGGCAGATTTTAGGTGTAGAGTACTTAAATGATAATAGAGGCATTCTGCTTGAAACCGTGGTGAACCGGGCACTGAAAATATCTACCGTTGCTGCTAAGTATGCttcaatgagagagagaaaataaggtTCTAGTTTAAGTTTGTAACAGCATCCTCACTGGGTATCTAAGACTGCCCTAAACTTTGATGAGGGTCCTAGCAGTTGTATTGCCGTTAAACTGAAAATATAGGGAACATCTTgactttcttttcctcctttgaaATGTGGCTTTGTCTTAAAGACCTCCTACAGATTGAACTATTGGTGAAGACTCATACGATGCTATTCTCTGAGATGTTTTCAGATTACTtaataacaaatatttatattgttctTTGAGATTTAGCCTTTTTTCCATATCAAGTACTTTTTGAGATGTAGTCGTAACTCTAGCTTACACGATCAGAAGTCCTTTCAGTTGTTTTTGTAAGATGTTTGATATACTTGTTGCAAGcaattcattttttcttttcaattatcGCTGTTCGTGAAGTATGGATGTTTATCTATGATTATAACCAATATATTTACATAGACAATTCAagattcttcttctttcttctgttACTCCCAAAGAGTAGTATTAACATCACTCATGAAAAGTAGGTAATCTTATTTGTTGTTCGTTTCTTCTCATCATGAAGACTGAAATCCTCTTAAATTAGATTACTTGTGTCATTGCTTGAGCAGCCAAATGTAATTATCTAGTAAATATAATGTAGCTAACTTGCTATCATGTGTGGTTCTGAATTAGTATAATTTGGCAGATTAATATCACTTAAAGCATGAATCTAGTTTTTATTTCGTGGGAATGTATACTGAACATGTAATGCAAGTCATAACCAAGAAATTACTAACCAATCAAGTTGTTGGTGATGGAGACATTATCAATCTCCTCTTGTGACCTAAAAGGAACATATATTAATAGAATATGCTCACTCATTAATTAAACACGGATATCATTTTTTTGCTTGTTCAATCATTTCTGAATTGGTTGTCGTTGAGCCTCTCTACCATGAAAGCCTATTCTTTTGTTGGACATGAAACTAGGCAAGCAAATAGAGGTGTCACAGTTTGATCAGGAATCAATTTGTCGTACTCTTACACTATTCTTTATGTATAGCGTAACATATTTagaataactatatataatttgcaTTTTTATTTAGTACTAGGTTTCTAATTCTCTAGGTACAAAGTTATATGACATTATCTTTGTTGTTGATAATTGCTCACTATTTATTGGTAAACATGTAAGAGACACCTCAAGTGTAAGCTATTTTGAAACATAACACCCCAGCTTTGTGGTTCTTTTTTAAATCGATCTCAACTTATTGCTCCATTGGATTTTAATTGTCTCGCTAAGTTGCATGGGGGATTCAATGAAATTTGATGGTGGTATCTTCAAGTTCGTCGGCTCTTACCGCTTTTCAGAAAAGAGCATTGCAGGTTCTGTTAACAGTTAACAGCAGATAGCAAGCAGACTCCCAATTCAGCTGAGCAAAATAACCCAAATCAAAACAAGCGCAAGGTGAGGGGGTTGTTAATCTATTTTGCAATAACATATAATTGAGGGTCTCTCTGTACATGTTTAACTTAGATATATCATTGGTTGCAATACCTAATAACGCTTACGATCTTGATTAATTCCATACTTGAATTGTGCTGCTAGGGGTTATTTTTCTGGGAAACTTTTGCGTCTTTTGGGGGTTATAACAATTAGCAACTAATATCTAATTCATGTAAACATTTCAGCTGCTATCTGGTGCAATACATAGAATCCCTCAAACTACAATGAGTCTAGCATGTCTAGTGTGCCATGGCATGGAGAGCCCTTCACATTCTTTCAGAAGCCATTCGGTCTCAAGCTCAGATGCCGAGGGACGGTGTGCCGCAGCCCTCAGCTGCTTCGCTCAGAAGATCGCCATCTCTGGTAACAATAACGGGGCGGCCAAGGTGGCCCCGTTCCCCGTTATAGGGAATGGTCAAGGAGTGACTGGGGCACCTCGCCTTCAACGGAGCCGCGCCGTGTCGCGGGACCTTGTTCGGGACTGGAATTTCGATGAAGTTCTCGTGGGGAggtagaaagtttttttttctaattataagttattctttttattccacTTCCAACTCCATGctgtaagtatatatatatataatttttagttagATTTGTACTTTAACAGAGTATTGGTAGATTAACTAAATTATGAGGAGATGACTTTGGAAATCAAGTCTATTTAGAGATTGTACATAGTTTTGATTGCTGGATTTAGCTCTCCGGTTTGtttctatttcttttgataAAGTTTTCATAAACTAGCTAATTAAGTGATGCaataaatcaaatccaaatataGATAAGCAGCTTACTTTTGAATCATGCATATAGTTTATATTAGGTCTTTTTAGCCCTGTTGTAGTTTTTACAGAAATGCTATTTGAGTAGAGTTGTTCTTAACGCTTGTAGTTCTTTGGCTCTTTGAAATCCCAAAATTGAGaaatttttgtcattttttgtTCAACTAATTGTTGACGAGATAGTTTAGAATTTCGGGATTTGTCCGAAATAACTGATTACTTACTCCAGAATAATGGGGATAGTTTAGAATAAATTGTGCAGGTATGATTTTGCTTTGAAAAGGAGCAATGCTACAAAATAGGCATATTGAAGTGATTTATTATTCTGTCTTTTATTACTGAAAAGTATATTAGAAATGGCATGACACATTGAATGATTGAAATGATTTTAtatctctttccaaaaataaatcacaccgtaattaatttatttccaaCAGAACTATTTATGTTTGAAACCactaagacttagtttggtattgagactcacctaacgctattagataaaataaagttggggtaaaaacatatagagatatacttctgcgttctccgatgggatcgtagaaaatatatcgcaaccaactcatcgcgatatgtgAAATCtaatattacgtacagaaacaaacaggatatttaTCCAACTTACTTTCTCATAATATTACAAACAGGATATTTATCCAACTTAATTTCTCACCGTATGTAATGCAATCTTTCCAGGATATTTATCCAACTTACTTTCTCACCGTACGTAATGCAATCTTTCCacaatctcaaacgaagccttaatacAGTTCAGCTTTAACTCTGAACGgcgaaatatattatttattgatGATAACAAAGTTACTTTCCCCCAAAAGCACAAACCATATCATGCTTTGTTTTAAGTACAACTTCACGGCACAACAAGAAATTTCGAAACCGAAAGAAATCAATGCGAAGATCCCCCAatctaaatgttaaaatttagaCACAAATGATCAAATTTCGACAACTGCAAAGCCAAATTTATGAACGATTTAAACAGAAACAGGGGATTCGAGCAAAACCATGGCTTCTTTGATCTTCTCCACTGCAGCTTGTAGTGTAGAGAGAGAAGCAGCATAGGAGATCCTTACGCACTTGTCGTCCCCGAATGCATCTCCCGGAACGAGCGCGACCTGTTCACGACAttgttatgcttttttttttttttcatttttcttcggTGTATTACGTACTCGGAACTATGTCTATAGTTTTACCTGGGCCTTGTCTAGAAGGAACCGGCAAAGGGATTCGGAGTCTTTGACGATGCCGAAGCCTTCGACTTCCGAACCGTAGTAGGAGCTAAAATCCACAAACAGATAGAAGGCACCCTGCAGTTACCGAAAGTTCGTGAATTGATTGTCAAGTTTCCATAAAATCATACAATAGTGCGAGCATTTTGAGCCCCAAATGTGTAAGTGcaagttttgatcttcttattGCATCCAGCTATTGTTCGAAACTAGAGATGCAAACagggcggatctgggggcgggagccccGTCCTGCCTCCCACCCCAACTAGCAAAATTCCGTCtcgaatccgtgacgggttaaaaaatatatcctaTAATCCGCCCCGTctcgtaacccgcctcccgccggcgccccgaatcggccccgccaactaatatttttttataaaattataatattattagtattttataaattataaattaataatttttaataatattatatatatataatttaacaatattaattataaaaataaaaaatatccattacaattcaaaacaaaattcaaaagtttcaaatacattagaaatgagagtactaatttatttgtattttgaattttttttgtaaatacattattttttaagaatattttttaaaaggaaatataaatgattttcggggcggatcatggcggggTGGATTCAGGGcggtcaaaatttctcccgtttcctgccccgaatccgtctcggatcgtaaaatttaccctgtttcctgccccgaatccgtttattttctcccatttactgcccCCCGTCGagacggatcggggcgggagctccaccaacccggatccgtttgcatccctattcgAAACTATAGTTTGGGGCGAGGGCTCAACGAAAAAGCTCGCTCAAACAGCACTTCTACAAAGGCTATACAATGGTTAAAAGAGCTATTAATATCGTGCGAAAGATATGCCCTAATTTTTACCTGGGGCTCTGATATTTTTACACCCGGCAACTCCCGAAAACTTTTAACCAAGAAATCGCGGCGCTCCTGGAATGCTTTTACCATTGTTGCGACCGCTTCTCCACCGGCGAAGCCCAGGTTCAAAGCTGCAAGCCCAGCTTTCTGGGAAATGCTACAAGCACCTGATGTGATCTGAAAAATACAACTTCAACCATCAGTTTTATAAACCTTTGGACTCAGAAGCCTTCATGTCGTAGTTCGGGGATTCTAAAACACTACTGGTTACTCTCCCTTCGCTATTGTCGTAAATCTATTATCTCGTCTCTGTCGCAGTCGATTTGTGATTTCACAGTTGTGTTTGTGATATGTATATGACTGACAGACATTGAATGGCGAGAGCAGCAAGAGGAAATGTAAAACACGAAACACGTATCTGCTTCGTAAACGGAAAGAAATGTCTCGACATAGTAGTACCTGGCTTTGAATCTTCGCGCAAGCTGCTAAGAACTGATTAGGGCAAGCGAGGTATCCGAGTCGCCAACCAGTCATCGCAAAAGCCTAGAAACCATTATACCATATGTAAATATTGTTTTTGCATTTGTGCACAGCAGTTTTAGAAATTGAAATACGCAGTGCCTCATGTCGCATCCGATTTCGAGgtagtttctttttttgaggTAACAAAGTTCATAAAAGAGAAGTAAGATAATGACATAATGAAAGTACCTTGGAAAATCCATTGACAGTGAATGTTCTCTCCCACATTCCAGGCAATGAAGCAAAGCTTGTGTGTTTTGCTGGTGGGTAGATGATATGCTCATACATCTCATCACACAATACCTGGAAAGCAAAGTAGCAGAAACTAATATACTGTATGTTCTATGTAATGCAATTGTCATATAACTTCTCATCTATTGCTTGTCgatttggcctagcttctggaGCAGCTTGACTGCTGCAGAAAGAATATGGCAAATCAAATGCTCCGCAGTATATGCTACGGCAGAAGCTAAAATAAGCTTTCGCACACCtcagcaaaagctccaattcaaACTTTTGCTTCTTCTACATCAAGAAGCTGTAGGGGAAACTCTAGCCAAAAAGGCTCCTAGACAACATACCAAAAGCCTTGGATGCTTCCTGACTATATCAGCAATCTCTTCCAGAAGCTCTTTCGGGTAAACCGACCCGGTCGGATTTGAAGGCGAACAGAGTATCAGAACCCGTGACTTCTCATTTAGTTTTGCAGCAAGGGACTCCGGCCTTAAAAGGAAGTTATCCGATATGTCTGTCGGAAGGATCACCGGCGTTGCGTCAGCCAACCTAGCCATCTCAGGATAGCTGACCCAGTATGGTGCTGGAACAAGAACCTGAATAAGAGGAGAAGCAATATTTAAAAGCCAATAATTGCTTCTGTAAGAAGCCAAAAGCAATCCACAAATTACAAATCCATTTTCGGAATCGATTTAACATTTGTTAGAGTACAAATTATTGCA
This DNA window, taken from Ananas comosus cultivar F153 linkage group 5, ASM154086v1, whole genome shotgun sequence, encodes the following:
- the LOC109710537 gene encoding uncharacterized protein LOC109710537 — encoded protein: MSLACLVCHGMESPSHSFRSHSVSSSDAEGRCAAALSCFAQKIAISGNNNGAAKVAPFPVIGNGQGVTGAPRLQRSRAVSRDLVRDWNFDEVLVGR
- the LOC109709805 gene encoding bifunctional aspartate aminotransferase and glutamate/aspartate-prephenate aminotransferase-like produces the protein MAITDHATALVQAGVPVIRLAAGEPDFDTPAAIAEAGISAIRQGYTRYTPNAGTLELRKAICHKLREENGLSYTPDQILVSNGAKQSCMQAVLAVCSPGDEVLVPAPYWVSYPEMARLADATPVILPTDISDNFLLRPESLAAKLNEKSRVLILCSPSNPTGSVYPKELLEEIADIVRKHPRLLVLCDEMYEHIIYPPAKHTSFASLPGMWERTFTVNGFSKAFAMTGWRLGYLACPNQFLAACAKIQSQITSGACSISQKAGLAALNLGFAGGEAVATMVKAFQERRDFLVKSFRELPGVKISEPQGAFYLFVDFSSYYGSEVEGFGIVKDSESLCRFLLDKAQVALVPGDAFGDDKCVRISYAASLSTLQAAVEKIKEAMVLLESPVSV